In Mycobacterium gallinarum, a single window of DNA contains:
- a CDS encoding FAD-dependent monooxygenase, with translation MTQVLVVGAGPTGLSLACALLQHDVSVRVVDKAAGPATTSRANFLHARGSEVLDRLDALGDLPQRSVRAMQITNFLGDKPIGRIRFGDPGMKTAAPPMVISQAEVEATLRVRLSELGGAIEWGKPLLGLRQDASEVVATVGDEETTTAWLVGCDGAGSATRRLAGIGFPRVKISERFLLADVALDWDLDRSGTTGWIHPSGLIGVMPMPGGLWRVFAYDPGQQADKPTESEILARLVQILPERTGRDVRVLDAHWLSMFTVHRGLADTYRRGRVLIAGDAGHIHAPFGGQGMLTGPGDAENLAWKLALVVDGRADVALLDTYESERRPLATEVLRGTSAVTRINVAQSRIGRFIRDRVVAPIFKIPALQRSVTSRASQLWVSYRRGPLAETSLLQGKLTEKPGPGDRVADRDCFRADGASTRLYVELRGRWALLSADESLMQTARVHLGHRIALLRSVDHDSWLVRPDGHLAWRGDDRDAMQRWLRSALKSGGVR, from the coding sequence ATGACGCAGGTATTGGTTGTAGGTGCCGGACCAACAGGGTTGAGCCTGGCGTGTGCTCTGTTGCAACACGATGTGTCGGTCCGGGTGGTGGACAAAGCGGCCGGCCCGGCCACCACATCGCGGGCGAACTTCCTGCACGCGCGTGGGTCGGAGGTGCTCGACCGACTCGACGCTCTCGGCGATCTGCCGCAGCGATCCGTCCGCGCCATGCAGATCACCAACTTCTTGGGCGACAAGCCGATTGGGCGGATCCGCTTCGGCGACCCAGGTATGAAGACGGCCGCTCCACCGATGGTGATCTCGCAGGCCGAGGTCGAGGCAACACTGCGGGTCCGGCTCTCCGAACTCGGCGGCGCGATCGAGTGGGGAAAGCCGCTGCTCGGCCTACGGCAAGACGCGTCCGAAGTCGTTGCCACCGTTGGAGACGAGGAGACGACGACGGCGTGGCTGGTTGGCTGCGACGGGGCGGGCAGCGCCACCCGCCGGCTCGCCGGTATCGGCTTCCCGAGGGTGAAGATCAGCGAGCGGTTCCTGCTTGCCGACGTCGCATTGGATTGGGATCTGGATCGTTCGGGGACCACTGGCTGGATCCACCCGAGCGGATTGATCGGCGTGATGCCGATGCCCGGGGGGCTGTGGCGTGTCTTCGCGTACGATCCTGGTCAGCAGGCCGACAAGCCGACCGAATCGGAAATCCTTGCTCGACTCGTGCAGATTCTGCCCGAGCGGACCGGCCGTGACGTTCGTGTTCTGGACGCGCATTGGTTGTCGATGTTCACCGTGCACCGCGGGCTGGCCGACACATATCGGCGTGGCCGGGTGCTGATCGCCGGGGACGCCGGCCACATCCACGCTCCCTTCGGTGGGCAAGGGATGCTGACCGGCCCCGGTGACGCGGAGAACCTCGCGTGGAAGCTCGCCCTCGTCGTCGACGGCCGCGCCGACGTGGCGCTGCTCGACACCTATGAATCAGAGCGTCGGCCGCTGGCAACCGAGGTGTTACGCGGCACCAGCGCGGTCACGCGTATCAATGTGGCCCAAAGCCGCATCGGGCGCTTCATCCGCGATCGGGTCGTCGCGCCCATCTTCAAGATTCCCGCCCTTCAACGTTCAGTCACTTCTCGAGCCTCGCAGCTGTGGGTGAGCTACCGACGGGGTCCGCTGGCCGAGACTTCGCTCTTGCAAGGGAAGCTGACAGAAAAGCCCGGACCGGGAGACCGCGTAGCCGACCGGGACTGCTTCCGCGCTGACGGTGCGTCAACACGGCTGTATGTGGAGTTGCGTGGACGGTGGGCGCTGCTGAGCGCCGACGAGTCGCTGATGCAGACCGCCCGTGTGCACTTAGGACATCGAATTGCCTTGTTGCGCAGTGTAGATCACGATAGCTGGTTGGTGCGTCCGGATGGCCACCTGGCCTGGCGTGGTGATGATCGCGATGCGATGCAACGCTGGCTTCGGTCCGCTCTGAAAAGCGGCGGCGTTCGATGA
- a CDS encoding flavin-containing monooxygenase codes for MTDYSDVLIIGAGFSGIGAAYRIREQNPTLSYTILERRERLGGTWDLFQYPGIRSDSDIFTLSFPWEPWTRKEMIADGGDIWQYMADAARKHGIDEHIRFNTHVISADWDSATDTWTVQTEENGEPKTYRGRFLFFASGYYNYDEPYTPPFPGIEDFTGEVVHPQHWPHGFDYAGKRLVVIGSGATAISMIPSLAEKAAHVTMLQRTPSYLLSLQRVQPVINGIRKVLPRRISHALARVILSLFGSVLWLVARKAPEFSKRLLRSGAEKYLPEGYDVDTHFTPPYNPWDQRLCFILNGDFYKAVGRDDVDVVTDHIDHIDATGIALKSGRHLDADVIITATGIQLQAFGGVTVSIDGEKLDPHDRFTFRRHLLEDVPNAAWCFGYSNASWTLGADMTARSVAKLLAYMDSHGYTHAYPHLGDVDMAEQPVFNLQSGYVQRGQGALPKSGVDGPWEVTHNYLRDAIGKPFEDIEESMVFGRATTASAPRAQSEAVG; via the coding sequence ATGACTGACTACAGCGACGTGCTGATCATCGGTGCGGGCTTCTCCGGTATCGGTGCGGCCTACCGCATTCGTGAGCAGAACCCGACCCTGAGTTACACGATCCTGGAGAGGCGTGAGCGGCTCGGTGGTACGTGGGATCTGTTCCAGTATCCCGGTATTCGGTCAGACAGCGACATCTTCACGCTGAGCTTTCCCTGGGAGCCGTGGACGCGCAAGGAGATGATCGCCGATGGCGGTGACATCTGGCAGTACATGGCGGACGCGGCACGTAAGCACGGCATCGACGAGCACATCCGTTTCAACACCCATGTCATCTCCGCCGACTGGGATTCGGCAACCGACACCTGGACCGTCCAGACGGAAGAGAACGGCGAGCCGAAGACGTACCGCGGACGGTTCCTGTTCTTCGCCAGCGGCTACTACAACTACGACGAGCCCTACACACCGCCGTTCCCCGGCATCGAGGACTTCACCGGCGAGGTGGTGCATCCGCAGCACTGGCCGCACGGCTTCGACTATGCGGGCAAGCGGCTGGTGGTCATCGGCAGCGGCGCGACGGCCATCAGCATGATCCCGTCGCTGGCCGAGAAAGCCGCGCACGTCACGATGCTGCAGCGCACACCGTCCTACCTGCTGTCGTTGCAGCGAGTGCAGCCGGTGATCAACGGCATCCGGAAAGTGCTGCCGCGCAGAATCTCCCATGCGCTCGCTCGCGTGATCTTGTCGTTGTTCGGTTCGGTGCTCTGGCTGGTCGCACGAAAGGCACCCGAGTTCAGCAAGCGTCTGCTTCGCAGCGGCGCGGAGAAGTACCTGCCCGAGGGATACGACGTCGACACCCATTTCACACCGCCGTACAACCCCTGGGATCAGCGGCTGTGCTTCATCCTCAACGGCGACTTCTACAAAGCTGTCGGCAGGGATGACGTCGATGTCGTGACCGACCACATCGACCACATCGACGCCACCGGCATCGCGTTGAAGTCGGGCCGACACCTCGACGCCGACGTGATCATCACCGCGACCGGGATTCAGTTGCAGGCCTTCGGAGGGGTCACCGTCAGCATCGACGGTGAGAAGCTCGACCCCCACGACCGGTTCACCTTCCGTCGGCACCTCCTCGAAGACGTGCCGAACGCGGCATGGTGCTTCGGATACTCGAACGCGTCATGGACGCTAGGCGCCGACATGACGGCCCGCTCGGTGGCGAAACTGTTGGCGTATATGGATTCCCATGGCTACACCCACGCCTACCCGCATCTCGGGGATGTCGACATGGCAGAGCAGCCGGTGTTCAACCTGCAGTCAGGCTACGTGCAGCGCGGGCAGGGTGCGCTGCCGAAGTCCGGCGTTGATGGGCCGTGGGAAGTGACGCACAACTATCTGCGGGACGCCATCGGTAAGCCGTTCGAGGACATCGAGGAATCGATGGTGTTCGGCCGCGCCACTACGGCGTCCGCACCGCGAGCCCAGTCTGAAGCAGTCGGCTAG
- a CDS encoding DUF4345 family protein, with the protein MTIAVIAVIGVFFAGMGCYALAVPDAIIRPFDITLGSAAARSEVRAVYGGFGLAIAGVLGYAVVADGAVRTGILIAVGAALAGMAFGRLVSAVLDERTAFYPNWFYLLVEAVAAAALFAISVR; encoded by the coding sequence GTGACGATCGCGGTCATCGCCGTAATCGGCGTGTTCTTCGCGGGCATGGGCTGCTATGCGCTCGCGGTCCCGGACGCGATCATCCGTCCGTTCGACATCACCCTCGGGTCGGCGGCGGCGCGCTCGGAGGTCCGCGCGGTCTACGGCGGGTTCGGGCTCGCGATCGCGGGGGTGCTCGGATACGCGGTGGTTGCCGACGGCGCCGTTCGTACGGGCATCCTGATCGCCGTCGGCGCGGCGCTGGCCGGCATGGCGTTCGGCCGCCTGGTGTCAGCGGTGCTCGACGAACGAACGGCGTTCTACCCGAACTGGTTCTACTTGCTGGTCGAAGCCGTCGCCGCGGCCGCCCTCTTTGCGATTTCGGTGCGCTAA
- a CDS encoding TetR/AcrR family transcriptional regulator translates to MHLEVVMPRREWDATQTAVLDAVIACAEESGFHALTTRRVAEVAGVNEVTIFRRFGSKAKLITAAFEREAAAIGDQVGEYSGDLHADLERIAAAIWDAAGRRRLTLPVILSELSTNAELRAAAGHSMDAVARVAAMLERYQDDGLLLKEPPLQAYASLVGPLVYLGIVSRLLPQPPEVDIATHVQRFLDGHAVRVKSHPRR, encoded by the coding sequence ATGCACCTGGAGGTCGTGATGCCGCGTCGGGAGTGGGATGCAACGCAGACCGCGGTACTCGACGCAGTCATCGCGTGTGCCGAAGAAAGTGGGTTCCATGCGCTGACCACGCGCCGAGTTGCGGAAGTAGCCGGCGTCAACGAGGTGACGATATTCCGCCGGTTTGGTTCGAAGGCCAAGCTCATCACCGCGGCATTCGAGCGCGAAGCCGCTGCCATCGGTGATCAGGTCGGCGAATACAGCGGCGACTTGCACGCGGATCTCGAGCGCATCGCCGCCGCCATCTGGGACGCTGCCGGACGCCGACGGCTCACCCTGCCCGTGATCCTCTCCGAACTGTCCACCAATGCCGAACTGCGTGCGGCGGCGGGCCATTCGATGGACGCAGTCGCGCGAGTCGCCGCCATGCTCGAGCGCTACCAGGATGACGGGCTGCTGCTCAAGGAACCGCCGCTACAGGCTTACGCGTCGCTCGTCGGACCGCTGGTGTATCTCGGCATCGTCAGCCGTCTGTTACCCCAACCGCCGGAAGTCGACATAGCCACCCACGTTCAGCGCTTCCTCGACGGACACGCCGTTCGAGTGAAATCCCACCCAAGGAGGTAA
- a CDS encoding PIG-L deacetylase family protein: MADLQPFPSDWDSALVLVPHPDDPEYGVAAAVAKWTASGKTVRYALACRGEAGIAGMPAEQAGPLREGEQRRSAAIVGVEHVDFWDFPDSDIRNTPELRAKIAETISDLAPDVVVTIYSGPRWAPDAPNQRDHIEFSNAVADAYDLLSDPPRWLFENGPDVTHAEVIDDRCYERAVASLAAHEVYLSALDPNTPVLEQARQQVDMTTEPRPEFNGHRTVEFILKRPR; encoded by the coding sequence GTGGCCGATCTTCAACCGTTCCCTTCCGACTGGGACAGCGCGCTGGTGCTGGTGCCGCATCCCGACGATCCCGAGTACGGCGTCGCCGCCGCAGTCGCCAAGTGGACGGCGTCGGGCAAGACCGTGCGTTACGCGTTGGCGTGCCGAGGCGAAGCAGGCATAGCCGGTATGCCTGCGGAGCAGGCCGGCCCGTTGCGCGAAGGCGAACAGCGTCGCTCGGCCGCCATCGTCGGCGTCGAGCACGTCGACTTCTGGGACTTTCCCGACAGCGACATCCGCAACACGCCTGAACTGCGGGCCAAGATCGCCGAGACCATCAGCGACCTGGCGCCCGATGTGGTCGTCACGATCTACAGCGGCCCTCGATGGGCGCCCGACGCGCCGAATCAGCGCGACCACATCGAGTTCTCCAATGCCGTTGCCGACGCTTACGATTTGCTATCCGACCCGCCACGGTGGTTGTTCGAGAACGGTCCCGACGTGACCCATGCCGAGGTGATCGACGACAGGTGCTACGAGCGGGCAGTCGCCTCGCTCGCCGCGCACGAGGTCTACCTTTCGGCGCTCGACCCGAATACGCCTGTGCTCGAACAGGCGCGCCAGCAGGTGGACATGACCACCGAGCCGCGGCCGGAGTTCAATGGTCACCGCACGGTCGAGTTCATTCTCAAGCGTCCGCGCTAG
- a CDS encoding helix-turn-helix transcriptional regulator, which produces MTAHTAAALPQTCCPTVWLWPGQALYAGPSLNLEPHSGSVWCFAVGIDGPLSVTTPDGSTREGASLLIPPRLTHQLTCRGRGLVSCYLEPTSVRAESCRTRMSEWTGEIGMVHTAETELTFTPADDESACRWLDLAAPAAQRNIDARIAAAAHRIRTDPATAVPSHELAAEAGLSESRFLHLFRDEMGTSLRRYRIWVRLVHAGTAIAGGANLTEAAMKSGFASPSHLADRFKSTFGLSASRLLQTGLAVRTP; this is translated from the coding sequence ATGACGGCACACACGGCGGCGGCGCTTCCACAAACCTGCTGCCCCACGGTCTGGCTGTGGCCGGGCCAAGCGCTGTATGCCGGTCCGAGCCTGAACCTGGAACCCCATTCCGGGTCGGTGTGGTGCTTCGCCGTCGGTATCGACGGACCGTTGTCGGTGACGACGCCCGACGGCTCCACCCGCGAAGGCGCCAGCCTGCTCATCCCCCCGCGGCTGACTCACCAACTGACGTGCCGCGGCCGCGGGCTGGTGTCCTGCTACCTGGAGCCGACATCCGTGCGCGCCGAGTCCTGCCGGACGCGGATGTCGGAGTGGACCGGCGAGATCGGCATGGTCCACACGGCCGAGACGGAGCTGACGTTCACTCCGGCCGACGACGAAAGCGCTTGCCGCTGGCTCGACTTGGCAGCACCAGCAGCGCAGCGGAATATCGATGCACGCATCGCGGCCGCAGCCCACCGGATCCGTACGGACCCTGCGACGGCGGTCCCGTCCCACGAACTCGCCGCCGAAGCCGGGCTCTCAGAGTCGCGGTTCCTGCACCTGTTCCGCGACGAAATGGGAACGAGCCTGCGGCGCTACCGGATCTGGGTGCGACTCGTGCATGCGGGCACCGCGATCGCGGGAGGCGCCAACCTGACCGAAGCTGCGATGAAGTCCGGCTTCGCGAGTCCCTCGCACCTGGCCGACCGATTCAAGTCGACGTTCGGGCTATCGGCTAGCCGACTGCTTCAGACTGGGCTCGCGGTGCGGACGCCGTAG
- a CDS encoding HXXEE domain-containing protein: MTTATTSQAPRYSVDDYHRYTRATQWLNTAGAVVAVALGIFILIDPVRRTDPDWVFWLIWPMATLHTIEEYVWPGGFLRYFNGVAWGSADPHGPLTARRAFLTDAVAGLLNPIAVLVLSITYLPAVWFFIAVLLINGFFHICETLKTGRYFPGAVTGAVLYIPGFTVITYFYVERGLVSGLDLAVTFACGLAFTAAFFYQVRRWQRTDEKASLPA; this comes from the coding sequence ATGACCACAGCAACAACTTCGCAAGCGCCGAGATACTCGGTAGACGATTATCACCGGTACACGCGCGCCACTCAGTGGCTCAACACCGCCGGCGCAGTCGTTGCCGTGGCCCTTGGCATCTTCATTCTCATTGATCCTGTGCGCCGCACGGACCCGGATTGGGTGTTCTGGTTGATCTGGCCGATGGCCACACTGCACACGATCGAGGAATACGTCTGGCCGGGTGGCTTTTTGCGCTACTTCAACGGCGTCGCGTGGGGCAGCGCGGATCCCCACGGCCCGCTGACTGCGCGTCGAGCTTTCCTGACTGACGCCGTCGCCGGTCTTTTAAATCCCATCGCGGTGCTGGTCCTCAGCATCACGTACCTGCCCGCAGTGTGGTTCTTCATCGCAGTTCTGTTGATCAACGGGTTCTTCCATATTTGCGAGACTCTGAAGACAGGCCGCTACTTCCCCGGCGCGGTCACCGGCGCAGTTCTCTACATCCCCGGCTTCACGGTCATCACTTACTTCTACGTCGAGCGCGGTCTCGTTTCCGGTCTCGATCTAGCAGTGACATTCGCCTGCGGCCTGGCCTTCACCGCGGCGTTCTTCTACCAGGTTCGCCGCTGGCAGCGCACAGACGAGAAGGCGAGTTTGCCGGCATGA
- a CDS encoding phosphotransferase family protein: MPSEPAVEDISRLEHSSRDLTALPEVMSQWLSTVMPGGAVPEITVESGVDSNGMSSETIILTGRWDEDGERREQKFVARVAPAKQDVPVFSSYRMDHQFDVIRIVGEKTDVPVPPVRWLEATGSVLGTQFFLMDYVDGRVPPDVMPYTFGGNWFADAPYENQRELQDSTVEVIAKLHAIPEPEKVFDFLDDGSEPNALRRNFNWLKSWYQFAVPDIGTSSLVERSLEWLEANWPEDVAATDPVLVWGDSRIGNVLYDGFKPTAVLDWEMATLGPREMDVAWIIFAHMVFQELAGLAGLPGLPDVMREEDVRAVYSQHSGVELGDLKWFYVYSGVIWCCVFMRTTARRVRFGEMEAPEDIESLFYHGSVLKRLIGDDA, from the coding sequence ATGCCAAGCGAACCGGCTGTCGAAGACATCAGCCGTCTAGAACACTCAAGCCGCGACCTGACCGCGCTACCCGAGGTGATGTCGCAATGGCTGTCGACTGTGATGCCCGGCGGGGCCGTTCCCGAGATCACCGTGGAAAGCGGGGTGGACTCCAACGGGATGTCGTCGGAGACCATCATCCTGACCGGCCGCTGGGACGAGGACGGCGAACGCCGCGAGCAGAAGTTCGTAGCCCGGGTCGCCCCCGCCAAGCAGGACGTACCGGTGTTCTCGTCCTACCGCATGGACCATCAGTTCGACGTCATCCGCATCGTCGGTGAGAAGACCGATGTGCCGGTCCCCCCGGTGCGCTGGTTGGAAGCCACCGGCTCGGTGCTGGGCACGCAGTTCTTCCTGATGGACTACGTCGACGGACGCGTGCCACCCGATGTGATGCCATATACGTTCGGCGGCAACTGGTTTGCCGACGCGCCCTACGAGAACCAGCGCGAACTGCAGGACAGCACCGTCGAGGTGATCGCCAAGCTGCATGCCATCCCCGAGCCGGAAAAGGTGTTCGACTTTCTCGACGACGGGTCGGAGCCAAACGCGTTGCGGCGCAACTTCAACTGGTTGAAGTCCTGGTACCAGTTCGCAGTTCCCGACATCGGCACCTCATCGCTGGTGGAGCGCTCCCTCGAGTGGCTGGAGGCGAACTGGCCAGAGGACGTCGCCGCCACCGATCCCGTTCTGGTGTGGGGCGACTCCCGCATCGGCAATGTGCTCTACGACGGATTCAAACCAACCGCCGTACTCGACTGGGAGATGGCCACGCTTGGTCCGCGCGAGATGGACGTGGCATGGATTATCTTCGCTCACATGGTCTTTCAGGAGCTGGCCGGACTGGCTGGCCTGCCCGGACTGCCCGACGTCATGCGCGAAGAGGACGTGCGCGCCGTCTACTCCCAGCACAGCGGCGTCGAGCTGGGCGACCTGAAATGGTTCTACGTGTACTCCGGCGTGATCTGGTGCTGCGTTTTCATGCGGACCACCGCGCGGCGGGTCCGCTTCGGCGAGATGGAAGCACCCGAGGACATCGAATCGCTGTTCTACCACGGCTCTGTACTCAAACGACTCATTGGAGATGACGCCTGA
- a CDS encoding TetR/AcrR family transcriptional regulator has product MKSDASIVDKTPGAGRPRDPRIDAAILRATAELLVEIGYSNLTMAAVAERAGTTKTALYRRWSSKAELVHEAAFPAAPTAIETPPGDITADIRAMIDATREVFTSPLVRAALPGLISDMSADADLNARVMERFTGAYAAVRTRLADAVVRGEVHADIDPDRLVEVIGGATLLRMLLWPDEPLGADWVDQTTAIVVHGVVA; this is encoded by the coding sequence ATGAAATCAGACGCGTCGATCGTTGACAAGACCCCGGGCGCCGGGCGGCCCCGCGATCCACGCATTGACGCTGCCATACTTCGCGCCACCGCCGAACTACTTGTGGAAATTGGCTATTCGAATCTCACGATGGCCGCCGTTGCCGAGCGGGCGGGCACCACCAAGACGGCGCTGTACCGCCGGTGGTCGAGTAAGGCGGAGCTGGTGCACGAGGCGGCCTTTCCCGCAGCGCCCACTGCGATCGAGACGCCGCCCGGCGACATCACCGCCGACATCCGCGCGATGATCGACGCCACCCGAGAGGTGTTCACCAGCCCGCTGGTGCGCGCTGCGCTGCCCGGACTGATCTCCGACATGTCCGCCGACGCCGATCTCAACGCCCGTGTCATGGAACGCTTCACCGGTGCGTACGCCGCTGTGCGTACCCGATTGGCCGACGCCGTCGTGCGCGGCGAAGTACATGCCGACATCGACCCGGACAGGCTCGTCGAGGTGATCGGCGGTGCCACGCTGCTGCGGATGTTGTTGTGGCCCGACGAGCCCCTCGGGGCCGACTGGGTTGACCAGACCACCGCGATCGTCGTCCACGGTGTGGTCGCATAG
- a CDS encoding enoyl-CoA hydratase, producing MTPTQIVARTDIGAVRVLTLNRPEARNALSRGLIRATHTALTDADADDSVRAVVLTGADPAFCAGVDLKEAQRFGAEYFAEFRSHSCIEATGGMRTPIIAAINGAVFTGGLEMALGCDFLIASERAVFADTHARVGILPGGGMTARLPQLVGLGMARRLSMTGEVIDAVRAERIGLVTEVVPHDRLLDRALELAAQIAEVPGPTMLGLKEIYTTGAAAVIDPALAAEDSIANAQSRDFAGLGDRFRAVTERNKGQIEG from the coding sequence ATGACTCCTACACAAATCGTCGCCCGGACCGACATCGGCGCGGTCCGTGTGCTGACGCTCAACCGCCCCGAAGCCCGAAATGCCCTGAGTCGCGGCCTGATCCGCGCGACCCACACCGCGTTGACCGACGCCGACGCCGACGATTCGGTGCGCGCCGTCGTACTCACCGGCGCCGACCCGGCCTTCTGCGCAGGCGTCGACCTCAAGGAGGCGCAGCGCTTCGGCGCCGAGTACTTCGCGGAATTCCGGTCACACAGCTGCATCGAGGCCACCGGGGGAATGCGCACCCCGATCATCGCCGCGATCAACGGGGCGGTGTTCACCGGTGGCCTCGAAATGGCGCTCGGCTGCGACTTTCTCATCGCATCGGAGCGGGCGGTGTTCGCCGACACGCACGCCCGCGTCGGCATCCTGCCCGGCGGCGGCATGACGGCACGCCTCCCCCAGCTCGTCGGCCTCGGGATGGCCAGGCGCCTTTCGATGACCGGCGAAGTCATCGATGCGGTGCGCGCCGAGCGCATCGGCCTGGTGACCGAGGTCGTCCCCCACGACCGTCTTCTCGACCGGGCGCTTGAGCTGGCGGCGCAGATCGCCGAGGTTCCCGGCCCAACGATGCTGGGGCTCAAGGAGATCTACACGACGGGCGCGGCCGCCGTCATCGATCCGGCGCTGGCCGCCGAAGACAGCATCGCGAACGCGCAGAGCCGCGATTTCGCTGGTCTCGGCGATCGGTTCCGTGCGGTGACCGAGCGCAACAAGGGTCAGATAGAGGGCTAG
- a CDS encoding TetR/AcrR family transcriptional regulator, which produces MMTATRGRPRDPALDKAIITAALDSFIENGIAGMSIEQVARRAGVGKPTVYRRWSSKEQLVADAIEAFVATGVQWPSRDEIDAVRPQELIRRNIDTAARTAADARFRALVAQIYGSAVTHPLLMQTYWDHYVGPRRTLAIAMLQRAQSEGSVPPDADLDVLVDMLAGAVTYRVLQPNPPNVRQMRRYLESAYRQVGLLT; this is translated from the coding sequence ATGATGACCGCCACTCGTGGCCGGCCACGTGACCCCGCACTGGACAAGGCGATCATCACCGCCGCGCTGGACTCGTTCATCGAAAATGGCATCGCGGGGATGAGCATCGAACAGGTCGCCAGGCGCGCGGGCGTCGGAAAGCCGACTGTCTACCGTCGCTGGTCGAGTAAGGAACAGCTCGTCGCGGATGCGATCGAGGCGTTTGTCGCCACCGGAGTGCAATGGCCGTCTCGCGACGAGATCGACGCCGTCAGACCACAGGAGCTGATCCGCCGTAACATCGATACCGCCGCGCGCACCGCCGCCGACGCGAGGTTCCGCGCGCTCGTCGCGCAGATCTACGGGTCTGCGGTGACGCATCCCTTGTTGATGCAGACTTACTGGGACCATTACGTCGGTCCCCGCCGCACATTGGCGATCGCGATGCTCCAGCGGGCCCAAAGCGAAGGCTCGGTCCCACCTGACGCAGATCTCGACGTGCTCGTCGACATGCTGGCGGGCGCCGTCACTTACCGTGTGCTGCAGCCCAATCCGCCCAATGTTCGGCAGATGCGGCGCTACCTCGAATCGGCGTATCGCCAAGTCGGGCTGCTCACCTGA